In Herbaspirillum sp. WKF16, one genomic interval encodes:
- a CDS encoding LysR family transcriptional regulator, with product MKNLDHHIRQFLEICRCQSLSEAADKLDMSQSGLSRTLAALETHLGHALFERNGRGVQLTDAGVKLRDAAQPAYDSVDDALEQLKTAQGVTSGALRVATIHTLSYYFMGDVVASFMSQRPAVNISVVGRASPDVVELVASGKAEIGFVYDTAVDTDAVEIIPLFEEEMALVACAASFAAQQASIDLVALDLPLVSFPQHYALRRMLERQGFRPRISAEVETVDAMLKLVSLTGGHCILPDRISTELLSDYGLVRVPLERPALKRRIVAITNKARTRSPLASFILEIALQHKG from the coding sequence ATGAAGAATCTCGACCATCACATCCGCCAGTTCCTTGAAATCTGCCGCTGCCAGTCGCTCTCGGAGGCGGCCGACAAGCTCGACATGAGCCAGTCCGGCCTGAGCCGCACGCTGGCCGCGCTGGAGACGCACCTGGGCCACGCGCTGTTCGAGCGCAACGGGCGCGGCGTGCAGCTCACCGATGCCGGCGTCAAGCTGCGCGACGCCGCCCAGCCCGCCTACGACAGCGTCGACGACGCGCTGGAGCAGTTGAAGACCGCCCAAGGCGTCACCAGCGGCGCGCTGCGCGTGGCCACCATCCACACGCTGAGCTATTACTTCATGGGCGACGTGGTGGCCAGCTTCATGAGCCAGCGCCCGGCGGTCAACATCTCGGTGGTGGGCCGCGCCTCGCCCGACGTGGTCGAGCTGGTGGCCAGCGGCAAGGCCGAGATCGGCTTCGTCTACGACACCGCGGTCGACACCGATGCCGTGGAGATCATCCCGCTGTTCGAGGAAGAAATGGCGCTGGTCGCCTGCGCCGCCTCCTTCGCCGCGCAGCAGGCCTCGATCGACCTGGTGGCGCTGGACCTGCCGCTGGTGAGCTTCCCGCAGCACTACGCCTTGCGCCGCATGCTGGAGCGGCAGGGGTTCCGCCCCCGCATCTCGGCCGAAGTCGAGACCGTGGACGCCATGCTCAAGCTGGTCTCGCTGACCGGCGGCCACTGCATCCTGCCCGACCGCATCTCCACCGAACTGCTGTCGGACTATGGACTGGTGCGGGTGCCGCTGGAGCGTCCCGCGCTCAAGCGCCGCATCGTGGCCATCACCAACAAGGCGCGCACGCGCTCGCCGCTGGCCAGCTTCATCCTGGAGATTGCCTTGCAGCACAAGGGCTGA
- a CDS encoding aldolase — protein MDLRSKEYFDQRATQEMQQHLKQSRRPLRETLAYAARILAMTGQEAGLAGQISARSERPGAYWTLRFGLGFDEATPEDFIEVDGDLNTLSGEGMANPATRFHLWVYKARPDRHSIIHTHSPYVSALAAAKQPLVVSQMDMTPFHDDCAFLAEWPGVPIADQEGVIISEAMGGKRSILLASHGQLTTGDCVEEATYLAVYLERAARMQVRARIFGPLTPLPDALAAEAHDYLLKPSIVKGTFDYWCRQADALR, from the coding sequence ATGGATCTGCGAAGCAAGGAATATTTCGACCAGCGCGCCACGCAGGAAATGCAGCAGCACCTGAAGCAGAGCCGGCGCCCGCTGCGCGAGACGCTGGCCTACGCCGCCAGGATCCTGGCCATGACCGGGCAGGAAGCCGGCCTGGCAGGCCAGATCAGCGCCCGCTCGGAACGCCCCGGCGCCTACTGGACGCTGCGTTTCGGCCTGGGATTCGACGAGGCCACGCCCGAGGATTTCATCGAGGTCGACGGCGACCTCAACACCCTCTCCGGCGAAGGCATGGCCAACCCCGCCACCCGCTTCCACCTGTGGGTCTACAAGGCGCGCCCGGATCGCCACAGCATCATCCACACGCACTCGCCCTACGTCTCGGCGCTGGCTGCGGCCAAACAGCCGCTGGTGGTGTCGCAGATGGACATGACGCCGTTCCACGACGACTGCGCCTTCCTGGCCGAATGGCCGGGCGTGCCCATCGCCGACCAGGAAGGCGTGATCATTTCCGAGGCCATGGGCGGCAAGCGCTCCATCCTGCTGGCCAGCCACGGCCAGCTGACCACCGGCGACTGCGTGGAAGAAGCGACCTACCTGGCCGTCTACCTCGAACGCGCCGCCCGGATGCAGGTGCGCGCGCGCATCTTCGGCCCGCTGACGCCGCTGCCGGACGCGCTGGCGGCGGAGGCCCACGACTACCTGCTCAAGCCCTCCATCGTCAAGGGCACGTTCGACTACTGGTGCCGCCAGGCCGACGCGCTGCGCTGA
- a CDS encoding MFS transporter, giving the protein MQGHLSAAGEASPAGTVRNRRQHVIAGVASMLGTTIEWYDFFIYGTAAALIFNKLFFPAFDPLTGTLASFATYTVGFLARPLGGIVFGHFGDKVGRKSMLLITLLMMGVPTIIIGLIPTYEQIGYWAAVILVIMRIIQGLAVGGEWGGAVLMAVEHAPKGKKGFFGSLPQTGVAPGLILSSLAMAGVASLPEQDMLGWAWRIPFVASVLLLMVGWFIRIKVAESPDFETMKKRGDEVGLPVLDVLRNHWRSLLKVCGARLAEVTWFYTVATFALSYGTLQLGLTKGLMLNAIICGALLALFFMPLTGILGDRFGHRRIFAIGAVGICLFGFPFFKLLAAGQSGYVYLAMVIAIGVIYSLLYGPEGNLFSAQFPPHVRYSGISLAVQVSGAIGGGLAPLVATWLLKLGDGHPLLLAGYLTGLGVIAVISVSRMKSGD; this is encoded by the coding sequence ATGCAAGGCCACCTGAGCGCCGCCGGCGAGGCATCGCCGGCGGGGACGGTTCGCAACCGTCGCCAACACGTCATCGCTGGCGTCGCCAGCATGCTCGGCACCACCATCGAGTGGTACGACTTTTTCATCTACGGCACCGCCGCGGCGCTGATCTTCAACAAGCTGTTCTTTCCCGCCTTCGATCCGCTGACCGGAACGCTGGCCTCCTTCGCCACCTACACCGTGGGCTTCCTGGCCCGTCCGCTGGGCGGCATCGTGTTCGGCCACTTCGGCGACAAGGTCGGGCGCAAGTCGATGCTGCTGATCACGTTGCTGATGATGGGCGTGCCGACCATCATCATCGGCCTGATCCCGACCTATGAACAGATCGGCTACTGGGCCGCGGTGATCCTGGTGATCATGCGCATCATCCAGGGCCTGGCGGTGGGCGGCGAATGGGGCGGCGCGGTGCTGATGGCGGTGGAGCACGCGCCCAAGGGCAAGAAGGGTTTCTTCGGCAGCCTGCCGCAGACCGGCGTGGCGCCGGGCCTGATCCTGTCCTCGCTGGCCATGGCCGGGGTCGCCAGCCTGCCGGAGCAGGACATGCTGGGCTGGGCCTGGCGCATCCCCTTCGTGGCCAGCGTGCTGCTGCTGATGGTGGGCTGGTTCATCCGCATCAAGGTGGCCGAGTCGCCGGATTTCGAGACCATGAAGAAACGCGGCGACGAGGTCGGCCTGCCGGTGCTGGACGTGCTCAGGAACCACTGGCGCAGCCTGCTCAAGGTGTGCGGCGCGCGCCTGGCGGAGGTCACCTGGTTCTACACGGTGGCCACCTTCGCCCTTTCCTACGGCACGCTGCAACTCGGCCTGACCAAGGGCCTGATGCTCAACGCCATCATCTGCGGCGCCTTGCTGGCCCTGTTCTTCATGCCGCTGACCGGGATCCTGGGCGACCGCTTCGGGCATCGCCGCATCTTCGCCATCGGCGCCGTCGGCATCTGCCTGTTCGGCTTCCCCTTCTTCAAGCTGCTGGCCGCGGGGCAAAGCGGCTATGTCTACCTGGCCATGGTGATCGCCATCGGCGTGATCTATTCGCTGCTGTACGGCCCCGAGGGCAACCTGTTCTCGGCGCAGTTCCCGCCGCACGTGCGCTACAGCGGCATCTCGCTGGCGGTGCAGGTGTCGGGCGCCATCGGCGGCGGACTGGCGCCGCTGGTGGCCACCTGGCTGCTCAAGCTGGGCGACGGCCACCCGTTGCTGCTGGCCGGCTATCTCACGGGACTGGGCGTGATCGCGGTCATCAGCGTCTCGCGCATGAAGTCGGGCGACTGA